From a single Nicotiana tomentosiformis chromosome 2, ASM39032v3, whole genome shotgun sequence genomic region:
- the LOC138905190 gene encoding short-chain dehydrogenase virD-like has translation MGDQKVVLVTGCAKGGIGYEYCKAFAEQNCHVFASDIAQRMSDMLDLRADKIETLDLDVASDESVASAVNSIITKCGKIDILINNAGIGSTGPLAELPLDAIRKTYEINTLGQLRLVQQVVPHMASRRSGSIVNVGSVVGKVPTPWAGSYCASKAAVFSISHTLRVELSPFNINVIIVVPGAIRSSFGNNNVERLQNYEWKLYKDFKEAIIERAKASQGGKATEALVFARHVATKVLSPKPPKVIQFGHMTGLFSLLSWSPLWARDLFFSTRFKLNSKVFKVY, from the coding sequence ATGGGTGACCAAAAGGTTGTTCTAGTCACTGGCTGCGCCAAGGGTGGCATTGGTTATGAATATTGCAAGGCTTTTGCTGAGCAAAACTGCCATGTTTTTGCATCAGACATAGCCCAAAGAATGTCTGATATGTTAGACCTACGAGCAGATAAAATTGAGACACTTGATCTTGATGTTGCATCAGATGAAAGCGTAGCATCGGCCGTGAATTCAATTATAACCAAATGTGGGAAAATAGATATCTTGATCAACAATGCTGGAATAGGCAGCACAGGCCCTCTAGCTGAGCTTCCTTTGGACGCAAtcagaaaaacttatgaaattaaCACGTTGGGGCAACTAAGGTTGGTTCAACAAGTAGTCCCTCACATGGCATCGCGACGAAGTGGAAGTATAGTGAACGTAGGGAGTGTTGTGGGGAAAGTGCCAACCCCTTGGGCAGGGTCTTATTGTGCTAGCAAGGCTGCCGTTTTTTCAATATCGCATACTTTAAGGGTTGAGTTAAGCCCGTttaatataaatgtaattatCGTGGTCCCAGGGGCTATAAGATCAAGTTTTGGGAACAATAATGTGGAAAGATTGCAAAACTATGAGTGGAAACTTTACAAGGATTTTAAAGAAGCCATAATTGAGCGTGCAAAGGCTTCTCAAGGGGGTAAAGCGACTGAAGCATTAGTTTTTGCAAGACATGTAGCAACAAAGGTCTTGAGTCCAAAACCACCTAAGGTGATTCAATTTGGTCATATGACTGGACTGTTTTCTTTGCTTTCATGGTCCCCCCTTTGGGCAAGAGATCTGTTCTTTTCGACTAGATTCAAGTTGAATAGCAAGGTTTTTAAGGTATATTAA
- the LOC104086843 gene encoding AP2-like ethylene-responsive transcription factor ANT isoform X1 produces MKSLSNDDNSSNTNSNNHWLGFSLSPHINNLEGPPPDHHHTQPGSSNVPNSVPIRFSPTHFNYPGMYYNTEGDNAAFFSSYSVMPLKSDGSLCIMKAFNRSQQPQGMVCSTPKLEDFFGDATIGTHHYEDCNRGGMAHSLDNNIYYNQHQENETTNSQDFLNHFQDNSKQQQQQQQQYYPDFSAFRGHELYPSNEQGKTECNPQVPTMPVDEMSVMNNWVSRNYQNPNGHALEQNMIGCMADNSGESGSSGAMTYGDFKSLSLSMSPGSQSSCVTGTQQISPTVADCIAMETKKRGPEKVENNQKQIVHRKSIDTFGQRTSQYRGVTRHRWTGRYEAHLWDNSCKKEGQSRKGRQVYLGGYDMEEKAARSYDLAALKYWGPSTHINFPLENYQQELEEMKNMTRQEYVANLRRKSSGFSRGASMYRGVTRHHQHGRWQARIGRVAGNKDLYLGTFSIQEEAAEAYDIAAIKFRGVNAVTNFDISRYDVERIMESNTLLAGELARRKKDTETSKVISNQILANQNHIQNKEVNGNVVDWTMTLHQSSSAGVDTNTMSSTLQEVDESTPISTHLSNASSLVTSLGSSREGSPAKNNSHSMHFAMPQSQSAPKLITSPATNITSWISSAQLRPNVPVFAAWTDA; encoded by the exons ATGAAGTCTTTGAGTAATGATGACAATAGCAGCAACACTAACAGCAACAACCACTGGCTTGGTTTTTCACTTTCCCCTCACATAAACAACTTAGAGGGTCCTCCTCCTGATCACCATCACACTCAACCTGGCTCAAGTAATGTTCCCAATTCAGTCCCAATTAGATTTTCTCCAACTCATTTTAACTATCCAGGCATGTACTATAATACTGAAGGTGATAATGCAGCCTTTTTCTCTTCATATTCTGTGATGCCTCTCAAGTCTGATGGTTCATTATGTATTATGAAAGCATTCAACAGGTCACAACAACCACAAG GTATGGTATGTTCAACACCTAAACTGGAGGACTTCTTTGGTGATGCAACAATAGGGACCCATCACTATGAAGATTGTAACAGAGGAGGTATGGCTCACAGCTTAGACAACAACATTTACTATAACCAACACCAAGAAAATGAGACCACCAACAGCCAAGATTTCTTGAACCATTTTCAAGACAACTCTaagcagcagcagcaacaacaacaacaatactacCCTGATTTCTCAGCATTTCGAGGGCATGAACTATATCCCTCTAATGAGCAGGGGAAAACAGAGTGCAATCCTCAGGTTCCAACAATGCCAGTTGACGAAATGTCTGTAATGAATAACTGGGTATCAAGAAACTATCAGAATCCAAATGGGCATGCATTGGAGCAGAATATGATAGGCTGCATGGCTGATAATAGTGGAGAATCTGGATCAAGTGGTGCAATGACATATGGAGATTTTAAGTCACTTAGCTTATCAATGTCCCCTGGCTCTCAATCCAGTTGTGTCACTGGAACACAACAAATCTCACCAACTGTCGCAGATTGTATTGCCATGGAAACAAAGAAAAGAGGGCCTGAGAAGGTGGAAAATAATCAAAAGCAAATTGTTCATAGGAAATCCATTGATACATTTGGCCAAAGAACCTCACAGTATCGAGGTGTCACTAG GCATAGATGGACTGGTAGATACGAAGCTCATCTATGGGACAACAGTTGTAAGAAAGAAGGGCAGAGCAGAAAAGGAAGGCAAG TCTATCTAG gtGGGTATGACATGGAAGAAAAAGCTGCAAGATCATATGATTTGGCAGCGCTGAAGTACTGGGGACCCTCAACACACATTAATTTCCCG TTGGAAAATTATCAACAAGAGCTTGAAGAAATGAAAAACATGACACGACAAGAATATGTAGCTAACTTAAGAAG AAAGAGTAGTGGTTTTTCAAGAGGAGCTTCAATGTATAGAGGGGTGACAAG ACACCATCAGCACGGAAGATGGCAAGCTCGTATCGGCCGAGTGGCTGGGAATAAGGACCTTTATCTGGGGACATTTA GTATCCAAGAAGAAGCTGCAGAGGCCTATGACATTGCTGCAATTAAATTTCGAGGTGTAAATGCTGTGACCAACTTTGACATATCAAGGTATGACGTGGAGCGTATAATGGAAAGTAACACCCTTCTTGCTGGGGAATTGGCTAGGAGGAAAAAAGACACAGAAACAAGCAAAGTAATCTCTAATCAAATCCTTGCAAATCAAAACCACATCCAGAATAAAGAGGTAAATGGTAATGTAGTAGATTGGACAATGACACTTCATCAGTCTTCCTCTGCTGGAGTTGATACAAATACAATGAGCTCTACACTACAAGAGGTGGATGAATCTACGCCAATCAGTACTCActtgtcaaatgcttcatctctAGTAACTAGCCTGGGCAGCTCTCGAGAAGGCAGCCCTGCTAAAAACAATAGCCATTCGATGCATTTTGCGATGCCTCAATCTCAATCAGCACCAAAGCTAATCACTAGTCCAGCAACTAATATCACCTCTTGGATTTCATCAGCCCAATTGAGGCCTAATGTCCCAGTTTTCGCCGCATGGACAGATGCTTAG
- the LOC104086843 gene encoding AP2-like ethylene-responsive transcription factor ANT isoform X2 has translation MKSLSNDDNSSNTNSNNHWLGFSLSPHINNLEGPPPDHHHTQPGSTFFSSYSVMPLKSDGSLCIMKAFNRSQQPQGMVCSTPKLEDFFGDATIGTHHYEDCNRGGMAHSLDNNIYYNQHQENETTNSQDFLNHFQDNSKQQQQQQQQYYPDFSAFRGHELYPSNEQGKTECNPQVPTMPVDEMSVMNNWVSRNYQNPNGHALEQNMIGCMADNSGESGSSGAMTYGDFKSLSLSMSPGSQSSCVTGTQQISPTVADCIAMETKKRGPEKVENNQKQIVHRKSIDTFGQRTSQYRGVTRHRWTGRYEAHLWDNSCKKEGQSRKGRQVYLGGYDMEEKAARSYDLAALKYWGPSTHINFPLENYQQELEEMKNMTRQEYVANLRRKSSGFSRGASMYRGVTRHHQHGRWQARIGRVAGNKDLYLGTFSIQEEAAEAYDIAAIKFRGVNAVTNFDISRYDVERIMESNTLLAGELARRKKDTETSKVISNQILANQNHIQNKEVNGNVVDWTMTLHQSSSAGVDTNTMSSTLQEVDESTPISTHLSNASSLVTSLGSSREGSPAKNNSHSMHFAMPQSQSAPKLITSPATNITSWISSAQLRPNVPVFAAWTDA, from the exons ATGAAGTCTTTGAGTAATGATGACAATAGCAGCAACACTAACAGCAACAACCACTGGCTTGGTTTTTCACTTTCCCCTCACATAAACAACTTAGAGGGTCCTCCTCCTGATCACCATCACACTCAACCTGGCTCAA CCTTTTTCTCTTCATATTCTGTGATGCCTCTCAAGTCTGATGGTTCATTATGTATTATGAAAGCATTCAACAGGTCACAACAACCACAAG GTATGGTATGTTCAACACCTAAACTGGAGGACTTCTTTGGTGATGCAACAATAGGGACCCATCACTATGAAGATTGTAACAGAGGAGGTATGGCTCACAGCTTAGACAACAACATTTACTATAACCAACACCAAGAAAATGAGACCACCAACAGCCAAGATTTCTTGAACCATTTTCAAGACAACTCTaagcagcagcagcaacaacaacaacaatactacCCTGATTTCTCAGCATTTCGAGGGCATGAACTATATCCCTCTAATGAGCAGGGGAAAACAGAGTGCAATCCTCAGGTTCCAACAATGCCAGTTGACGAAATGTCTGTAATGAATAACTGGGTATCAAGAAACTATCAGAATCCAAATGGGCATGCATTGGAGCAGAATATGATAGGCTGCATGGCTGATAATAGTGGAGAATCTGGATCAAGTGGTGCAATGACATATGGAGATTTTAAGTCACTTAGCTTATCAATGTCCCCTGGCTCTCAATCCAGTTGTGTCACTGGAACACAACAAATCTCACCAACTGTCGCAGATTGTATTGCCATGGAAACAAAGAAAAGAGGGCCTGAGAAGGTGGAAAATAATCAAAAGCAAATTGTTCATAGGAAATCCATTGATACATTTGGCCAAAGAACCTCACAGTATCGAGGTGTCACTAG GCATAGATGGACTGGTAGATACGAAGCTCATCTATGGGACAACAGTTGTAAGAAAGAAGGGCAGAGCAGAAAAGGAAGGCAAG TCTATCTAG gtGGGTATGACATGGAAGAAAAAGCTGCAAGATCATATGATTTGGCAGCGCTGAAGTACTGGGGACCCTCAACACACATTAATTTCCCG TTGGAAAATTATCAACAAGAGCTTGAAGAAATGAAAAACATGACACGACAAGAATATGTAGCTAACTTAAGAAG AAAGAGTAGTGGTTTTTCAAGAGGAGCTTCAATGTATAGAGGGGTGACAAG ACACCATCAGCACGGAAGATGGCAAGCTCGTATCGGCCGAGTGGCTGGGAATAAGGACCTTTATCTGGGGACATTTA GTATCCAAGAAGAAGCTGCAGAGGCCTATGACATTGCTGCAATTAAATTTCGAGGTGTAAATGCTGTGACCAACTTTGACATATCAAGGTATGACGTGGAGCGTATAATGGAAAGTAACACCCTTCTTGCTGGGGAATTGGCTAGGAGGAAAAAAGACACAGAAACAAGCAAAGTAATCTCTAATCAAATCCTTGCAAATCAAAACCACATCCAGAATAAAGAGGTAAATGGTAATGTAGTAGATTGGACAATGACACTTCATCAGTCTTCCTCTGCTGGAGTTGATACAAATACAATGAGCTCTACACTACAAGAGGTGGATGAATCTACGCCAATCAGTACTCActtgtcaaatgcttcatctctAGTAACTAGCCTGGGCAGCTCTCGAGAAGGCAGCCCTGCTAAAAACAATAGCCATTCGATGCATTTTGCGATGCCTCAATCTCAATCAGCACCAAAGCTAATCACTAGTCCAGCAACTAATATCACCTCTTGGATTTCATCAGCCCAATTGAGGCCTAATGTCCCAGTTTTCGCCGCATGGACAGATGCTTAG